Proteins from one Caldisericia bacterium genomic window:
- a CDS encoding 2-oxoacid:ferredoxin oxidoreductase subunit beta has protein sequence MNWRDYLDWGRLPTIFCPGCGLGIGLRAILESFAELNWKREDIIMVSGIGCSSRIPGYVNTDSLHTLHGRALAFATGVKLSNRDKHVVVITGDGDGLGIGGNHMIHAARRNLDIKVFLFNNMIYGMTGGQASPTTPLGAYTTTSPYGKYEPTFDSVELLKGANATFIARGAVYFYLHLLNIIKKALKHKGFSFVEILSPCPTYFGRLQGISDPSKFLLQQKEITYRIEMKDRIPEEERKNKIPLGIFVDEERETFEELYEKVIRSVKNEEGISI, from the coding sequence ATGAACTGGAGGGATTATCTCGATTGGGGAAGACTTCCAACTATCTTTTGTCCTGGATGTGGACTTGGAATTGGCTTAAGAGCTATACTTGAATCCTTTGCAGAATTGAACTGGAAGAGAGAAGATATAATCATGGTCTCTGGGATTGGATGTTCTTCAAGAATTCCTGGATATGTGAATACAGATTCTCTCCACACACTTCACGGAAGAGCACTTGCCTTCGCAACAGGAGTAAAACTTTCAAATAGAGACAAACATGTGGTGGTAATAACAGGAGATGGAGATGGATTGGGAATTGGTGGAAATCACATGATACATGCTGCAAGAAGAAATCTGGATATAAAAGTTTTTTTGTTCAACAACATGATATATGGTATGACAGGTGGTCAAGCTTCACCAACTACTCCTCTTGGTGCCTACACAACCACCTCTCCTTATGGAAAATACGAACCCACCTTTGATTCAGTTGAACTTTTAAAGGGTGCCAATGCTACATTCATTGCGAGGGGGGCAGTATACTTTTACCTCCATCTATTAAACATAATAAAGAAAGCACTTAAACATAAAGGTTTTTCCTTTGTTGAAATTCTCTCTCCCTGTCCAACATACTTTGGTAGACTTCAGGGAATTTCAGATCCATCCAAATTTTTGCTTCAACAGAAAGAAATAACATACAGGATTGAAATGAAGGATAGGATTCCAGAGGAGGAGAGAAAAAATAAGATACCCTTGGGTATATTTGTAGATGAAGAAAGGGAAACTTTTGAGGAACTGTATGAGAAGGTGATAAGGA
- a CDS encoding 4Fe-4S dicluster domain-containing protein: MSVKTKKAFRVAIDKNLCKECRICVRVCPKNVFDVDERGIVYVKFEDSCIGCNICENLCPDFAIEVKKR; this comes from the coding sequence ATGAGCGTAAAAACAAAAAAAGCCTTCAGAGTTGCAATTGACAAGAACCTCTGTAAAGAGTGCCGGATATGTGTAAGAGTGTGTCCGAAGAATGTGTTTGATGTTGATGAAAGAGGGATAGTATATGTAAAGTTTGAAGATTCCTGCATAGGCTGCAACATCTGTGAAAACCTCTGTCCTGATTTTGCAATTGAGGTGAAGAAAAGATGA
- a CDS encoding 2-oxoacid:acceptor oxidoreductase subunit alpha: MKRLYQGNEASAIGALDGGLDIFAGYPITPSSEILEVLSKEMPKRGKTFIQMEDEISSVAVITAAGLSGKKALTATSGPGFSLMQEGLSFACMVESPCVIVNVMRGDPSTGLPTHVGQGDYMQSKWGTHGDHPIIVFSPGSVQEFYWLTRFSLDISKYFRNPVIVLSDETVAHMRAEMERSNPPYKFEFSSLPKPDKPYNFERDLISAPYLGDGKGIKITGLFHDEYGFPDADEENAQKLIDHLLRKVYSYRRELFYYEEETEGKDLILVSFGVMGTVIKEVKRKLERRGIKAGFLRLITLNPLDEKKIKQMLSEAKLVFVVELNKGQLYLDIERIMENKTKVYPINFVRGNVIPPEEIESKILEVIG; the protein is encoded by the coding sequence ATGAAAAGATTGTATCAGGGAAATGAAGCCAGTGCAATTGGAGCATTGGATGGAGGACTTGATATTTTTGCAGGTTATCCAATAACCCCTTCAAGTGAAATTTTAGAGGTGCTCTCTAAAGAGATGCCCAAGAGAGGAAAAACATTCATCCAGATGGAGGATGAAATCTCTTCTGTTGCTGTAATAACTGCTGCTGGATTGTCTGGCAAAAAGGCTTTAACTGCCACATCTGGTCCAGGTTTTTCCCTCATGCAGGAAGGATTAAGCTTTGCATGTATGGTAGAGAGCCCCTGTGTTATAGTAAATGTAATGAGGGGAGATCCATCCACGGGGCTTCCAACTCATGTGGGACAGGGAGATTACATGCAATCAAAATGGGGAACGCATGGTGATCACCCAATAATTGTCTTTTCTCCAGGAAGTGTCCAGGAATTTTACTGGTTAACTCGTTTTTCGCTGGATATATCCAAGTACTTTAGAAATCCAGTTATAGTACTCTCAGACGAAACTGTTGCTCATATGAGAGCTGAAATGGAGAGAAGCAATCCTCCTTATAAATTTGAGTTCTCCTCTCTTCCAAAACCTGATAAACCATACAATTTTGAGAGAGATCTAATATCTGCTCCCTATCTTGGAGATGGTAAGGGAATTAAAATTACAGGTCTTTTTCATGATGAGTATGGATTTCCAGATGCTGATGAGGAAAATGCCCAAAAGTTAATAGATCACCTCTTAAGAAAAGTATATTCATATAGAAGAGAACTTTTCTATTACGAGGAAGAAACTGAAGGTAAAGATCTCATCCTTGTATCCTTTGGAGTTATGGGCACTGTGATAAAAGAGGTAAAGAGAAAACTGGAGAGAAGAGGTATCAAAGCTGGTTTTTTAAGACTTATAACCCTTAACCCATTGGATGAGAAAAAAATAAAACAGATGCTTTCAGAGGCAAAACTTGTTTTTGTAGTGGAACTAAATAAAGGACAACTCTACCTTGATATAGAGAGGATTATGGAAAACAAAACAAAAGTTTATCCAATAAATTTTGTGAGGGGAAATGTTATACCCCCAGAAGAGATAGAAAGTAAAATATTAGAGGTGATAGGATGA